TCCTGTTCTTACTGATGCTGTTTCAGATGAGGCTTTTCTAAATATCTGGCCAAATCTGCTCAAACAGCACTCTTCTGTCTTGCAGGGACTTAAAACCTGAGAACATCCTCCTGGATTGCCAGGTAGGTTCACAGATCATACTGCCTTTCTTCTGACTTTAAAAGCGTCAGGACTATAAACAGAGGGCTATGGTTCTGCAAGCTGGGCTATAGCTCACTTCATTGCATGGATTTTGTATGTATGCACCACTGCATTTCAGTGCTGATCCTGCAAGAGGGAGTGAGCCTGCTCTCTGCAGAACTGCACGCTGGGGCCCTCCCGGCTTGTTCCCAAAAGCTGGGACCAGACTCGTGGGCAGGGATCAGGGATGCTAAGAGCAAGTCACTGCTGCTACTCTGGTGGGTGACCACCATATAAACTGGCTCTAGGACAAATCAGTGGCAAAGCACCGCAGTGCTGGATCTCTTCATAGCTATGCAGCTGTagttgaattttaaaaaaaaaaaatctagactCTACTTTCTCTATAGGCTCCTGTACTTATAGTATAGGATATCAAGAAGgtgagggaggggaagcagatGAGCAGTGGGGAACTTAAAACATATGTGAGATGTGATGTGAAGGCAATGCTTGGAAAGCCTGTCTCCTCTCCAGAAAGAGTGGCCCAAGCTgaaatttctctctctgctttagGGACACATAGTATTGACAGACTTTGGACTCTGCAAAGAAGGAATGGAGCAAGAGGAGACAACTTCTACTTTTTGTGGTACTCCTGAGGTACAGCGTGTACTGGGGTTTCACTGTGACCTGGGGGCTGAAAGCCTTCGGAGACTTGCTGCTCTGGGCCTCAGACTTGTGTGGGTGCTCAGCATCTCAAAACACGAGCTCTGGGAATTAGACTGTCTTGGGCTCTTTGAGGTTGTCAGCCCAGACAACCAACTAGTTGGAGTTCAGATAAGACCTTCCCTACTCAGCAGGGACAGTTTTACCTGTAACAGCTAATTAGTACTTTAAATTTGCTGTGCTCTCAGGGGCAGGGATCCCTGCACTCAGAAATGGCCAGTCTTGTGAAAGTGGGGCTGTTCCAGGTGGCTGTGGAGACAACCTTGGCCCTGGGAGCCCATGAGCAAGCCTGTGACCAGGCTGTTTACCTGCTCTGATACCCTGAAGCCGCCGACCAGGGAGCCTGCTGGTACTGCCATGCACAGGACCTCGTTGTGCCCTTCTGCGTGTCCTTGGTATGCAGGAGCTGCAAAACACCCTGTGCAGAAGAGAGGAGCAGGCTCTGCTCTGGAATGTGAACACTGCTTAGGGGGGAGGAAATACCTTTTCTCCAATGCACCTCAAATACGTTTTGCTAAAAACTGTCTCCAAGTTGGCTTATTggaggcttttttcctgctccttaCTGAGCTGGGGATTTTGGTAGCTCTTTGGCCTAGGTAATACAGCTGTCCGGCTGCCCTTTCTCACGTAGCTTGAAGAAGGAACTGTAAACAAGACACCTTTCAGCATCCAAGCTCAGTAGAAGCAGGCAGGAATTTCCTGGTGCTAGCCCTTGGCTTTCAGTGGGGACCACTTATGCAATAGTACAGCATGAACAAAGCAGGAATGTTTGagctttgttttgtgtttttagtgtgtgttgattttttttttttccctttcctagaTAGGGAGCCTGATGGTACACAGAGATAATCCTGTGTGAGACCAGGCTTGACATGCTGCTTGTTCTGCAGGCCACTTGAATTCTTCCCTGTTGCTCCTTGGTGGTTACTGGTAGTTTCACTGAGTTGAACAGACTTAACGGGACTGAAAACTGCAGCTTTCTCAAAACTACATGAGCCTCTTAGAGGTGTAATGTGTCAGTGCAGGACAGGTTTGCTGGCTGAGTCATGATGGGTGGTAAACACTTGTACAAGTCCTCTATAGGAGGAGAACCTTCTTTAGCCCTGAAAAACACTTTGGGGGTTTTGGTAGGTCTCTTTCAAACTCATTGCTCTGAAGCAAGTGGAGAGTCTATCAAAGCATAGTAGGAAATGCATCTCTGTGATTCCTAATGCATTTGCTTAGCTTGAATTGCAGCCAGGTTTGTGTACGTATGAGGACAAAGCCCTTCCTTTTATAATTTGACTCAAATATTTACTTCTGACTCTTCCCAGTACTTGGCTCCTGAGGTGCTAAAGAAGCAGCCGTATGACAGGACAGTAGACTGGTGGTGCCTAGGAGCTGTACTCTACGAGATGCTGTTTGGACTGGTAAGTTGGAAGCTGTGCATTTTACTCTGCATGGTGGAGAACTCGTTTTTGAAAGTTGTGATGTGAGGTTGGTCTGGTGTTCGGTAGCTGACACAGACAATCGAATCCTGAATTAGATGTCCTGTTTCAATTGTACCATTGCCCTTTGAACAGAGAGATATCTGTTTGATATCTGAGATATGGCAGGTCTCCCTCACCTACTTGCTGCAGGACTTGCTTCAACCTGCGATGTGTAGTTCCTTATGGTAGCTCATGTTTtacctgctgcttctcctctctttcAAATTAGCCTCCTTTTTACAGCCGGGATGTGTCGCAAATGTATGACAACATTCTGCACAAGCCACTCCAGATCCAAGGAAGCAAGACTGTGGCAGCTTGTGACATCCTCCAAGGACTTCTCCACAAGGAccagaagaggaggctgggtGCCAAGACAGACTTTGTAGGTGGCCTCCATTACAATCAGGAGGGAGAATGGATAGGAAACCTTTCTATTCTGAGCCTTTCTTTAGTGATAACAGCACTGCCTTGGAAAAAGCTTTCCATACAGGTTGATGTCTCTCCAGCCTCCTAAAAGGGGCTCATGGGGTTGACTTGGATTTCCAAAGGGAAAGGTGTGGTGACAAGCTAGGACACAGTGTGTGTGATGGTGTCATCTCCCTTCAAGGGATTACTGGACCATGACCCTCATGTATTGAGGATTTGCTACATGGGCCCTACATGGATGTGTGGTAGCTCCAAGTCTTGCTTCAACCACTTAATGCTATGAAACCAGCTGGCAGGTGCTGGAAAAGGAGGGTTGGCAGAAGAATGACTCTTTTTTTGTCCCCCACTTTCTATGCAGCTTGAGATAAAGAACCACGTATTCTTCAGCCCAATAAACTGGGATGACTTGTACCACAAGAGGATTACTCCTCCATTTAACCCCAATGTGGTAAGTGAGTATTTCTGTTGGTATCTATTATATAGTGGTACAAAAGGAATCCTCTCCAGATGTCTTATGCTGACACTGAGGGATGCTGAAGTGCAGGTTACGAACTGCAAATGCAGTGGTGACAACGCACTTGGAAAAGCAGCTGAGTTAGACTGTCCGAACACAAGTGGTTGGCCGGGGTCTGCTCACTTGAAATGACTATGTGTATCTCTGCTCCTTGGCTTAGGCCGGTCCAGCTGACCTGCGACACTTTGATCCAGAGTTCACCCAAGAAGCGATCTCCACCTCCATCACCCACACGCCTGACCTagcagccagcagctccagtGCCTCAGATGCATTTTTAGGATTTTCTTATGCACCAACTGAAGAGGGCATCTAGGTTTTATAAAGGCTTCGAGAAGCCAGATTTTAACTGAATGTGtttttatgttttggttttttctttttttgaaaggatTGGTCCTTTGCTCATGGTTTAAGGAAATTGGGACTAATACACTAACTGTCTGGGATGGAACAGAGCTCTTAAGTTTTGCTGTTTGGTGGATTTCCCTCTAAATGACTGTTCCCCTGGCAGGGAAAGTGGGACACTGATGATTATTATTTTCCCACGAGTGTCTTGTGCTACTTGGCAGAATTGTGTTCACTCTGTGGTTGTATTTATGGTTGAGGTATGTACTATCATTTCACATCAACAGCTGTATCCCTCTAACGGGCCACTTCTTTTTTGGTGGAGCTAACTCTGCTAGCTATGTCCAACTGCTTTGTGCCCCCCATTCCCCCACTAGAGAGGGAAACTCTTCACACTACTAAAGGCAGTGGCTTCCTTCCTTTAAGCAGACTGTGCCACTTAGGCCCTTTATCCTGGACTGAGCTGGGCTCAGGAGCTGGTCATCAGTTGTTGCTCCAAAGGCAGCTGCAGGTCTGTAAATCCTGAATTGTGCTGTGGCCTTTCATGCCAGTCCCTCCCCAGGGTGAGCGGATCATCTCTCTGTGGTCCAGGATTGGGATGCTGCTGAAGCAACAACGAGACTGTTATGTAGGAGCCAGTGCGTGTGTGGGGAAATCCCAGACAAAATGGGTGGGGAAGAGGCTGAGTTGcttggcaaaataaaaataaccttaTGGCCAAACCCTGCTTGGGGTGAGGGATCCTTTCACAGCATGTGCTTGACTTGCCCGCAGCACACCAACACTAGTGAAATGAGCATGATCCGGAGCACGGTGGAGCACAGGACAGCACGCAGCGAGGGGAGCCtgagcccagctctgcagccggCAGCGCTCAGCCCTCGCACGCAGCGCTCCTCCGGCCTCCAGCACCCCTCTCAAACTGCCTGTCACTGATGTGAAACAGTTATTTATTCTGCCTTAATTTAAATGCTGGCATACTCATTGAATGTCacttcccacttttttttttaagtcgttttgttctgttgctgtggggaggagaaagggggcTAAGAGCTTCTAACTGCAACAGGGGGTAAGCAAGGGGTGTTGTAGAAACCGTGTGATGCTCACGCTGTGGGGAAGCTTGTgctggaacaattttttttttatcggACTTATATTGTATGTGCTGAAGTCATCAGAAGTATGATGTGGTTTATATTAAAGTGCATACGCTGATGTGCTTCCATCTCTGTCCTGTATGTATGGGGGtggtgggcagggaggtggctgtTGGCTTTATGCTGTGCCTGACAGGGGCTGTACCCCAACACTTGGCTGCATGCAGAAAGTCACTGAAACTTATTATTAAATGAGAAGTCCCTACTTCAGACTAACAGAAGGAGGGGGATTGCTGCTTTTACCTGGGCCCAAGGCCCCGAAACCTGTTGTGGGGGTGGACAGCTGCCTGAGGGGACAGAGACCCGCCCTGGGCCACTGACAGGCGAGGGCTGCTCCGGCGCAGGCCTCAGCGGTCACTGGCCGAGAGAGGGCCTTGCCCGGAGCAGGTTACACTGCCCGTGGCTGCAGGCCGAGGAAGCGGTGCCTCTGGCCGCGGGGCCCGGGCACAGTGAGGCCGACTTGCCCGCCTGCGGCGTGCGGGGCGGAGCGCGGAGCCCCGTTCCCCTCCCATCCCGCCGCAGTGGTACCGTCCCGCCCCCCTTCCCTCCCGGGAAATGGAGCAAACCACCGCAGCGACCTCTGCACTCGGGGTGGCGACCTCTGCGCATGCGCCTCGGCGGCCGGCGCGTTGCTAGGCGGAGCGCGCCCTGGTAACGGCCGCCGCTCCCGCTCTCcccggccgccgcggcgggcAGGCCCCCACCCCCGGGCCCGCTGCGGGGGGCCCGCCGGGGAGCAGGAGCGTTGGTGGTTCTCTTCACGTCCCGAGAGCTGGCGACCTTCGGCGTCCCCTGCGGTAGCCCCGGGTAACCCTATGGAGAGGGGCCTGCGGAATGCTATAGTCTTCAACGCGTCCAAAGGGGAGACTTTCGCTCTCCCCAACAGCTACAAATCCTTGCGCAAAAGGCTTCGCGGTAACTGGAAGATACAGAGGTGAGGGGCAGCTTTATGAGTGACTCTTGGCAGGTTGTTTTGGAGCGCCGGCGTGGGTGAGAATCCGTGTTCCTGTGGCCTGAGGGTCCCTTACAGGCAGGCCTGAAGGCACGCTTAGGTTTCTTGCAGCTGGTGGAGACGGGCCTTCCCTCAGCCGGCCCCGGCGGTGGGCATCCACCTTCTCTCCGAGGGAGAGATTGGCCGCTCCCGAGTGAAGAGACTGGGCTGCCTCACCCTCCCCGCTGTGCAGCCCCGGGGCCTGCGGGTTGGGGCAGCTGCAGTCCGCAGGGAGATCCCGAAATTTGGGAATGGTCTGCGCTGGATACCCGAATTGTCTTTGGGAATGCGTATCCTAAGCTAAAATGCCTTTTTCGCGTTGATTGCGCTCTGTGGCATTAGCTGTGATTTCACAGTTGGATGCTGTGCAGAGTTGTCTTTGGAGCTTTCAGCTATCTTATCTGTGGAAATGATAAAGCGTGAGTTATAAGGATGAAACTCAAGTCTACCTTGACTTAGAATCTGGGATAAAAAGAGATCAGCCCTTATGCGTATGATATTGCCTATCTGTCCACTACAAAATGTGTCcagagtaaaaagaaaacaagaataagAGGAAGCTCATCAGGTGCAAAGCTTAATAGCAGCTATGGCAGTTTGTAACAGTTCTGGATCTGCCATGGTACCTTGTTAGAGGGGCTTTACTATTTAATGGGTTGAAACTTGTAAGGATTATTTTCACTTGAATTGTCAACTTTAAACCCAGATACAAGGATGTGAAGTGACTGAAGTGATTTGCTTTGTGTTTATTTGctactgcctttaaaaaaaaggaagaaagttgTGGTTCAGGACTATATCCAAGAATGTAATGCCTCTTTATTAATCTATTCATAGCTTAAAAGATGAGATCACATCTGAGAAACTGTTTGGGGTAAAATTGTGGATTACAGCAGGGCCAAGAGAAAAGTTCAGTGCTGCTGAGGTAAGAAGTCAATTATTGTTTGCAAATTAGTTATGTTTCAAGATTTGTTTAATGCGAAATAGAAAAGAACGACACGGAAGAATTTGCAATAGTGCTGCTTTATATGAATTCAAACAAATTGAAATTTGAATGCTTTTCTGATAGGATCAAGTTCATTGCGGGTAGTCAGAAGCATTTACCTTCCCTCATCTCAGTACAACTGCCTACAGCCTTGTATGTAGCTTCTTTCACGTGTATTTTTTCTGGATCTTTGCTGTCTTCTAGTTTTCGGTTCTGAAGAAATTCCTGGAGGATGGTGGAGCCATCCTGGTGATGCTAAGAGAAGGTGGAGAGTCCCGATATGGCACCAATATTAACTTTTTGTTAGAAGAATATGGGATCGTTTTCAATAATGGTAATGGGGCTTACTGATAccttttattcttccattttcGGCAAAATCTAAAGAGTAGGTTCAGCCTTTGTCAGTATAAGCCAAGCAGATCCCTCTCACAAAGTACCTTTTGATCTAAGAGATGTTTTTCTTGAAATCTACACGTACATGGCAGCGTAACACTGGAGCCCACCGAGGGCTTTCCATGGACATAGTACCTTGATAACAACTTGGCCATCTCGATTCCTTTGCTGTAGTTATCAATTTTAATGGTACTTACtaacaaaaattaattctagtttcatttcaaactttttttccatgctttgtaATGGATTGAATCACTCCATACTCACCCTGAATAAACAGTGACACTTTTCTTTAGCAGACCAATAAAATTAGGTTTTGTACTGCCAATgcgaaaaaaacccaactgtgaCTCAGTgtacataaaatgtttttaggGTTTTTGGTGGCATTTCTagactgtttggttttttttgcatcaACAGTATTAGATTCATCATGCTTTTAGAAGATTTATAAAGAAAGAATTTGAACTTGTAAAACTTGATACGTATTCTTGTAACTGGATGATCCTTTTGCctcttctgctttgcagaagacATGGAGatgtgcttatttttatttgaacttGCAAATATATTCCTGTTCTAAATTTGTATGTCCAAAAGCAAATGGTACAGAAGGCTGATCTGAATTCTTTGGGGAGCCACTTGCCAGCTTTAAGGTGTTAGAAGCAAACACCCAGGGAATCCAAGAGCTAAACTCATTTTTCATTGCTATATCTAGCACACTGATCAGCTAAgatgtaaatttatttttttttctctttcttcaagATGCTGTAGTACGAAATGTATATTACAAGTACCACCACCCAAAAGAAGCACTAATCTCTGATGGAGTTTTGAATAGGTATATATTTGGGGTATATAAATCTTTACAGTAAACTCTTATAATGTGTATTGTTTTCAgtaagttttgcttttcaacaTCTTGTAGGGGAATCAGTGAAGCTGCAAGAAAAACAGTTCTTGAGACAACAGATGAAGATGGACGTGACTCACAGtaagtgttttcctttgagGAAGTTGATGTACAAAGATTTAGAATAACTCGGAATTTGCAGGTTTGTAATCTAGCAGGAGTCTGTTGTGCTTTTGTTGAGGTTTTCGAATGTATTTCTTATGTCAGCTTCTTGCTCCTCAAGGTTATATCTGGAAAGGAGAATCTGTTTAGTAGTGCTTGATAACCAACGAAGGAGCAGGAGTGATAGGTTTTGAAGGGAATTATTACTCTCCTGACCAGATCTTTTTTGTCCCTTGTCTGCGGGTTTGAATTTGATTAAACAATGTAAATATGAATAACCTCTAAATAGTGAGTAGCCTGGCTGCAGGCATGAGCAACCCTGCATCTTTTTAAAGAGTGTTAATCCAGGGTAAGATACACATTTATTGCAATTTTTAGCTTTCCatccctctgtgctgcagaggaGTGAAAAGGCATTGAGAAGAATACAGCTTTTCCATAAATAACTATAAATGTTTGTATTCTTCCTTGCAGCTAGATTTTAGACTAATAAATGACCATGTGGTTCATTACAAGGAAAAATGTAAGTGTAAAAACGTATTACATAGTTTTGTTCCAGAATATATATTAATCTGTGAGTTA
The sequence above is a segment of the Gavia stellata isolate bGavSte3 chromosome 20, bGavSte3.hap2, whole genome shotgun sequence genome. Coding sequences within it:
- the SGK2 gene encoding serine/threonine-protein kinase Sgk2 isoform X2, with the protein product MYVAWMEPSSTALGKTKELIKHGRERIGQTIKASGSRLCSYAERVAFLMDRSRSPDKSTQPPTPTDNINLGPSANPNAKPTDFDFLKVIGKGSFGKVLLAKRKCDGTFYAVKVLHKKTILKKKEQNHIMAERNVLLKNVKHPFLVGLHYSFQTSEKLYFVLDYVNGGELFFHLQRERCFREPRARFYAAEVASAIGYLHSLNIIYRDLKPENILLDCQGHIVLTDFGLCKEGMEQEETTSTFCGTPEYLAPEVLKKQPYDRTVDWWCLGAVLYEMLFGLPPFYSRDVSQMYDNILHKPLQIQGSKTVAACDILQGLLHKDQKRRLGAKTDFLEIKNHVFFSPINWDDLYHKRITPPFNPNVAGPADLRHFDPEFTQEAISTSITHTPDLAASSSSASDAFLGFSYAPTEEGI